DNA sequence from the Sphingomonas taxi genome:
CGTGGAACAGCGGGATGACGGTGAGCGCGACGCGCGGCGTCGGATCGGGCGGCGCCTCGCCGCGGCGCAGATAGGCACGCGCGGCGGTAAAGCCGCTCGACAGGATGTTGCTGGTCAGGTTGCGGTGCGTGCCCAACGCCCCCTTGGGCGCACCGGTGGTGCCGCTGGTGTAGAAGATCGTCGCGTCATCCTCGGGGGCCAGCGCCGCCGCAGGGAGCGCCGCATCGGGCAAGGACGGCCAGTCTCCCGGCGTCCCGATGACCGATTCGAGCCGCGTCGCGCCGGTGACATCCGCGGCGGCGCGGGCGACGAGGACGTGTGCGAGATCGGGCAAGCCGGCATAGAAAGGCGCCAGCCGGTCGTGGCGCTCGGCATCGGCGATCAGCGCCGTCGCGCCCGAGTCGCGCAGGCCGTAATCCAGCTCCGCTCCGGTCCACCAGGCGTTGAGCGGGACGACGATCGCGCCGATCGAAACCGCGGCGAAGAAGGCGACCGGCCATTCGGGCAGGTTGCGCATCGCCAACGCGACGCGGTCGCCCTTGCCCACCCCGCGCGCGACCAGATCGGCGGCGAGCGCGGCGACGGCGCGATGATGCGCGTCGTACGTCACCCGCTCGTCCTCGAAGACGACGAACAGCCGGTCGCCGTGCGCGCGACTCGCCGAAACCAGATCGCGCAGCGTCGGCGGCGCGTTCTTCCAGACGCGGGTCGCGACGCCCTGGAGGACGATCGTCTCCATCTCGAACTTCGCGCCCGGCGCGGTCAGCAGCGCATGCGCCTGCGCGATGGACATCGCCGGCCATGACGCCGGCAGCGGGACAACCGAAGCGCTTGGCAAAACTGCATCCTTTCGTCGGCGAGGCCTGCAGCGACCTGCGTTTCGACGAAAGGTTACTGTTGATTCCGGCCCCGCTCAAGGCAATAGAGGACAAAGTTTAGAAATCGGGGTATGGCAACAGGATGACCAATGCGACCGCCTCCGCGACGGGTTTCGATGCCGGCCGCCTCACCGCGATCGATGCCTTTCTAAAGGCGCGGTATCTCGACACCGGGCTGCTCCCGCACGCGCAGCTGCTGATCGCGCGCGACGGCGAGATCGTCCATTTCTCGCATCAGGGTGCGGCGCGCGAGGGCGGCGCGCCGATCGACGACCGGTCGCTGTTCCGCATCGCGTCGATGACCAAGCCGATCACCTCGATCGCGTTCATGATGCTGGTCGAGGCGGGCAAGGTGGCGGTGGATACGCCCGTCCATCACGTCCTGCCCGCATTCAAGCAGCTCGGCGTCTACAATGGCGGGGGCGCAGGGGTGCCGTTCGCGACGAAGCCGACCGCGGAGCCGATGCGGATGCTCGACCTGCTGCGGCACACCTCCGGGCTGACCTACAGCTTCCAGAACCGGTCGAACGTCGACGCCGCCTATCGCGAGGGGCGGATCGAAAGCTGGCACGGCAATCTCGACCTCGACGGCTTCGTCGCCGCATTGGGCAAATTGCCGCTGGAATTCTCGCCCGGTGAGGGCTGGAACTATTCGGTCGCCACCGACGTGCTTGGCGCGGTCATCGAGCGGGTGTCGGGCCAGACGCTCGACGCCTTCTTCGCGGAGCGGATCTTCGCGCCGCTCGGCATGGACGACACCTTCTTCCAGGTGCCGGCCGACAAGATCGACCGGCTGACCGATTGCTATACGCTCGGCGAGGCCCGGCAGCGCCAGCTCTACGATCGCGGCGAGGCGAGCGCGTGGAGCCGGCGCCCGAAGCTGCTGTCGGGCGGCGGCGGGCTGGTGTCGAGCGCGCTCGATTATCACCGCTTCTGCCGGATGTGCGAGAATGGCGGGACGCTGGACGGGGTGCGCATCGTCGGACGCAAGACGCTCGACCTGATGACGATGAACCATCTGCCCGGCGGCAAGGATCTCGCCAGCCTGTCGCGCTCGTTGTTCAGCGAGACGCAGAATGCCGGCACCGGTTTCGGCCTCGGCTTCGCGGTGACGCAGGACGTTGCGAAGACGATGATCCCGGGGTCGAAGGGCGAATATTATTGGGGCGGCATGTTCTCGACCGCCTTCTTCATCGACCCCGTCGAGCGGCTGCACATGGTGTTCATGACGCAGTTCAGCCCGTCGAGCCTCTATCCGATCCGCCGCGAGCTGAAGACGATGATCTACGCCGCGCTCAACTGACGATTAGCGAAGGACCGTTCCATGACTTCACCGATCCGCACCGAACGCCATGGCGAGGTGCTCGTCATCATATCCGACAATCCACCGGTCAACGCGCTCGGCGCGGCGGTGCGGCAGGGGCTCGAGGGGGCGATCAAGGAGGGCGTCGCCGATGCGACGGTCGAGGCGATGGTGATCCGGTGCGAGGGCCGCACCTTCTTCGCCGGCGCCGACATCACCGAATTCGGCAAGCCGATGGTCGAGCCCGGCCTGCCAACGGTGGTCGACATGATCGAGGCATCGACCAAGCCGGTGATCGCGGCGATCCACGGCACCGCGCTCGGCGGCGGCTGCGAAGTGGCGCTCGGCTGCCATTATCGCGTCGCGGTGCCGTCGGCCAAGATCGGCACGCCCGAGGTGAAGCTCGGCCTGCTCCCCGGCGCGGGCGGCACGCAGCGGCTGCCGCGGATCGCGGGCGTGCGCGTCGCGCTCGAATTGACCGCCAAGGGCGACCCGATGCCGGCGAAGAAGGCGCAGGAGGCCGGGCTGATCGACCGGATCGTCGGCGAGGACAGCCTGGCGGCCGATGCGATCGCCTTTGCGCGGGAGGTCAAGGCGAAACGGCCGATCCCGCGCGCGTCGGAGCGCGAGGCGAAGCCCGATCCCGAGGCGGTCGCCGCGTTCCAGAAGGAAAATGCGCGGCGCTTCCGCGGCTTCGACGCGCCCGCCGCCAACATCGCCTGCGTCGTCAAGGCGACCGAGGCGCCGTTCGCCGAGGGCATCGCCTTCGAACGGCAGGAATTCATGCGGCTGATGATGGGCAACCAGTCCGCCGCGCAGCGCCATATCTTCTTCGCCGAGCGGCAGGCCGCCAAGATCGACGACGTTCCTGCCGATACGGTACGCCGCCCGATCAACCGCGTCGGCGTGATCGGTGCCGGCACGATGGGTGGCGGCATCTCGATGAACTTCCTGTCGGCCGGCATTCCGGTGACGATCGTCGAAATGCAGCAGGAGGCGCTCGACCTCGGCACCGCGACGATCCGCAAGAATTACGAGGCGACCGCCGCCAAGGGGCGGATGAAACACGAACAGGTCGAGGCGGCGATGGCCGCGCTCACCCCGACGCTCGATTTCGACGCGCTGGGCGAGTGCGACCTCATCATCGAGGCGGTCTATGAGAATATGGAGGTGAAGCAGGAGATCTTCACCCGGCTCGACACGATCGCCAAGCCCGGCGCGATCCTCGCCTCCAACACCTCCTATCTTAACATCGACGAGATCGCCGCCTGCACTGCCCGGCCGCAGGACGTGGTCGGCATGCATTTCTTCTCGCCGGCCAACGTCATGAAGCTGCTCGAGGTGGTGCGCGGCGCGAAGACCGCGCCCGACGTGCTCGCGACGGTCATGGACCTCGCCAAGAAGATCAGGAAGGTCGCGGTGGTCGCCGGTGTTACCTATGGCTTCATCGGCAACCGCATGCTGATGCCGCGCCAGGTCGAGGCGAACAAATTGCTGCTCGAAGGCGCGACGCCGGAGCAGATCGATCGCGTCCATGTCGCCTTCGGCATGCCGATGGGGCCGTTCCAGATGGCCGACCTCGCCGGCGTCGATATCGGCTGGCACCGCGATCCCAATCGGATCGAGAATATCCGCGACGCGCTCGCCGCCGAAGGGCGCTGGGGGCAGAAGAAACAGGCGGGCTTCTACGATTACGACGAGAAGCGGAACCCCACCCCCTCTCCCCGCGTCGCCGAGATCATCGACGAATGGCGGGCGAAGACCGACACGCCGCAGCATGACGTCACCGACGAGGAGATCATCGAGCGCACGCTCTACACGATGGTCAACGAGGGCGCGCTGATCCTCGAAGAGGGGATGGCGCAGCGCGCGTCCGACGTCGATGTGGTGTGGATCTACGGCTACGGCTGGCCGGTCTATCGCGGCGGGCCGATGTTCTGGGCGAAGACCGAAGGGTACGAGAAGGTCGTTGCCGGACTGGAGAAGCACGGCTTCCCGGTCGCCAGGAGCCTGAAGAGCGGCACCATCAAGTAACAGTCCGTTTGCCCCGAGCCTGTCGAAGGGCAGTGCGACCCACCGTGCTTCGACAGGCTCAGCACAAACGGCGGAGAGGACATGACATGACCGACACCGACCTCGACACCTTCCGCTCGGACACCCGCGCCTGGCTGGCGGAGAATTGCCCGCCTGAGATGCGCGAGCCGGTGCGATCCGACACCGACGTCTGCTGGGGCGGGCGCAATTTCGCGCCGTCGTCGCCGGCGCAGAAGGACTGGCTCGACCGGACGGCCGCGCGCGGCTGGACCGTCCCCGACTGGCCCAAGGCCTATGGCGGCGGCGGGCTGTCGGCGGCGCAGACCAAGATCCTGCGCGAGGAGATGGCGGCGATCCGCGCGCGCAATCCGCTCAACTCGTTCGGTATCTCGATGCTCGGGCCGGCGCTGCTCAAATATGGCACCGAGGAGCAGAAGCTCGAGCATCTGCCCAAGATCGCCCGCGGCGAGATCCGCTGGTGCCAAGGCTATTCCGAACCCAATGCCGGCTCCGACCTCGCCGGCCTCGCCGCCAGCGCCGAGGATGCGGGCGATCATTATATCGTCAACGGCCAGAAGGTGTGGACCAGCTATGCCGACAAGGCCGACTGGATCTTCTGTCTGGTGCGCACCAGCAAGGCATCGAAACAGGGCGGGATCAGCTTCGTGCTGTTCGACATGGCCTCGCCGGGCGTCTCGACCAAGCCGATCCTGCTGATCAGCGGCTATTCGCCCTTTTGCGAGACCTTCATGGACGATGTGAAGGTCCCCAAGGCGAACCGCATCCACGACGAGAACAAGGGCTGGGACGTCGCCAAATACCTGCTCGGCCACGAGCGCGAGATGATCTCGGGCATGGGGCTGGCGAGCGGCGGGCGCAATCCGTTGGTCGAGGGGGCGATCGCGACGATCGGACTGGATCATGACGGGCGGCTCGCCGATCCGGTGCTGCGCACGCAGATCGCGCTGTTCGAGGTGCGCGCCAAGGCGTTCGCGGCGATGTCCGAACGGTTCATCGACGAGCTGAAGGCGGGACGCGCGCATCCCGCGCAGCCGAGCATGATGAAATATGTCGGCACCGAGCTGAACAAGGATCGCTACGAGCTGATGATGGCCTCGGGCGGCTCGGATGCGCTCGAATGGGAGAGCGAGCGTTCGCGCACCGGCGCGATGCCGCGCGCGTGGCTGCGCACCAAGGCCAATTCGATCGAGGGCGGCACGAGCGAGATCCAGCTCAACATCATCGCCAAGCGGATTCTCGAGCTGCCCGGCGCCTAGACCGACACACTCCGTCACCCCGGACTTGTTCCGGGGTCCACTTCTCCACCGGCGCTTCGGCATGAGGCACGGTGGACCCCGGAACAAGTCCGGGGTGACGCAGGGATTGATCGATGCCCCTCTACCTCAACGACGAACAGACGATGCTCCGCGATACCGCGAAGGACTTCATCGCCGAACACGCTCCCGTCGGCCATTTGCGGTCCTTGCGCGACGGCAACGACCCGACCGGTTTCAGCCGCGACCTGTGGAAGCAGTTCGCCGAAATGGGCCTCAACGGCGTATTGATCCCCGAGGCGCAAGGCGGGCTCGGGCTCGGCCATGTCGAGGCGGGCGTGGTGCTGGAGGAGATCGGCCGCAACCTGTCCCCCTCCCCCTTCCTCGCCACCGCGGTCGCGGCGGTCGAGGCGCTGAAGGGCTCGGCGCAGGCGGAGCGCTGGTTTCCCGGCATCGTCGCCGGCGAGACGGTGGCGGCGCTGGCGATCGACGAGGGCGCAAAGCATCGCGACCGGATCGCGATGACCGCGGAGCGTTCCGGCAACGGCTTCCGCCTGACCGGCGCGAAGCAGTTCGTCACCCATGGCCATGTCGCCGATCTGCTGATCGTCGCGGCGCGCACCGCGGGGTCTCCCGACGATGCCGAAGGCGTCACGCTGTTCGCCGTACCGAAGGACGCCGCCAACCTCACCGCGACGCCCGAGCGGCTGGCGGATTCGAGCCTCGCCGCGCGGATCGCGTTCGAGGGCGTCGAGGTCGATGCCGATGCGGTGATCGGCGAGGTCGATGGCGGGTGCGGGCCGCTCGACCGGCTGCTGCGCGCGGGCCGGACCGGCGCGGCGGCGGAGCTGCTCGGCGTCGGCGGCGGCGCGATGGACATGACCGTCGGCTATCTCAAGGAGCGCAAGCAGTTCGGCGTCGCGATCGGCAGCTTCCAGGCGCTGCAGCATCGCGCCGCGCATCTCTATGCCGAGATGGAGGTGGCGCGCGCCGCGGTGCTCAAGGCGCAGCAATTGCTCGACACGGGTGCCGAGGCGGACGCCGCGGTATCGATCGCCAAGGCGATGACCGGCATGGCGACGACGCTCAGCGTGCAGGAGGGCATCCAGATGCACGGCGGCATCGGCATGACCGACGAATATGACATCGGCTTCTACATGAAGCGCGCCCGCGTGCTCGCCGAGATGTTCGGCGACATCGGCTTCCATGCCGACCGGCTGGCGAAGGCGGCAGGCTATTGATGGGCGAGCGCACGCCCGAAGAGCTGGCGGCGATGCTCGTCGCGCTGCTCGACGTCGAGGAGATCGATACCGACCTGTACCGCGGTTCGCGCCAGCCGGGCGGCCGCGGCCGGGTGTTCGGCGGACAGGTGATCGCGCAGGCGTTGCAGGCGGCGCAGCGCTCGGTCGAGGGCAAGGACGCGCATTCGCTCCACGCCTATTTCATGCGGCCCGGGGATGAGAATTTCCCGATCATCTATCGCGTGACGCGCGACTTCGACGGTCGCAGCTTCGCGACGCGGCGCGTGGTGGCGGTGCAGAAGGGTCAGCCGATCCTCAACCTCGCCGCCTCGTTCCAGATGCCCGAGGAAGGCCTGCACCATCAGGACGCGATGCCCGACGTGCCGGGTCCGGAGACGCTCAAGTCGGAACGCGAATTGCGCCTCGCCATCGCGGATCAGGTGCCGGAGAAGTTTCGCGACTTCTTCACGCGGCGGCAGAATGCGATCGAGATGCGGCCGCTCTACCCGCGCAGCTGGTTCGCGCCCGAGAAGCGCGCGCCGAACAATGCCGCCTGGTTCCGCACCGCGGCGGGGATCGGCGACGATCCGGCGGTGCATCGCGCCGCGCTGGCCTATGCGTCCGACATGGCGCTGCTGGCGACGTCGATGATGCCGCATGGCGTCAACTGGCTGATGCCCGAGATGCAGACCGCCAGCCTCGACCATGCGCTGTGGATCCACGAGCCGTTCCGCGCCGATGCATGGCTGCTCTATACCACCGACAGCCCCTGGGCGGGCCACGCGCGCGGCATGAACCGCGGCAGCATCTTCACGCAGGACGGGCGACTGGTCGCGACGACGGCGCAGGAAGGGCTGATCCGCCGGCGGACGGTCTAGCTCGTGACGGCCTTTTTGACTGCCGGCATGCGATAGAAAACCCGTTCGATACAGCCGGTATAGCCGTGCGGCGACGGTTTGAACGTGACGTTGCCGATCATCGCTTTGGCAGCCTCCCCGAATTCGCTCGTCGGCTCGGACGCCAGCATGCGGATGTTGCCGGTCGCGCCCCAGGAGGCGACGTCGAAGGCGATGATCGCCCAGCCTTCGATGCTGCGCCGGCTATAGCGCTCGGGGTAGAACAGCGCCGGCTTGCGCTCGAAATCATGCTCCTTGGGACAGGTGGCGTCGGCGGGGCGGACGCTGTCCTCTTCGGGCGCCGGTGGCGCAGGCAAGGTCGCCGCCCCCTTCCAATAAGGGAAGAAGCAGCCCGTGCGGGCGCCGCGCTCGAAACGCGAGGTCGCGACGGCACGCACCGATGCCTGATCCAATGCGGGCGTGCCGCTGCTGGCGGTGATGTGCGGCCTGACCGGCTTGCCGGAGCGATCGAGGTCGTAGCCGACCATCGACCAGCTACGGTAACCGGGCTGATCGGGCAGCGCCTTGAAATGCGGGAAGGCGCGGAGCAGCACCTCGGGGACCGGATCGGTGCAGGTCGATCCCGGAGGACGCACGCGATCCCACACGGCCCGCGGCGGCGGTTCATTGGGGAACACGCTGTAAGCGACGAGGTCGGCAACCGGCGCGACGGCGATCACATCGGTCCGGGCGGTGAAGGTCACGGTGCAGCGGCTGCGTTCGCCTCCCGGCGCGAAGCGACTCGCGGCGAACGCCGGCACGACGTCGGCCATGGCGAACTGATAGTCCGGGTTCACGCGGACGATCGACAAGGGACGGCCGGTCGCATCGATACGGAAATCCAGCGTCACCGGTCGCAACACGGCCGGATATAGCCAGGCGAGCGCATGCTGCGGGTCGGGTCGGCGGATCATGCGCTCGGCGCGCGGCGTGTCGCCGCTCCCACGACACAGCGCCGGGCTCATCACCCAACTGACGAGCTGTTGTTCGCCCGGCGGCGCGGGCGGCGGCGGGATGTCGGCGGCCGCCAGGGCGACGACGGTGAGGAGCGCGAGCATGGCGTCATCCTGATCCGCTATGATGACGGCGGCAAGTCGCTCATACCGCGGTCTTGCCATACTCCTGCCGGGTGACGGGATGGCTCGACGACAGGCCGCCGTCGACCGCGATCACCTGACCGTTGACGTAGCTGGCGTCGTCCGACGCGAGGAACAGCGCGACTTTCGCCAGTTCCTCCGGCTGCGCGCCGCGGCGCAGCGGGTTGAGACGGCCGATCCGATCCTCCTTGCCGACGTCGCGGGCATAATCGAACACCGGCTGCGTCATGCCCGTCTCGGTCAGACCGGGACACAGCGCATTGACGCGGACGTTGCTGCCCGAAAGCTGCTGCGCGGCGACCGCGGCGAGGTTGATGACGCCCGCCTTGGACGCGGAATAGGCGGGCGAGCCCGCGCCCGAGCGGATGCCGGCGACGCTGGCGGTCAGCACGATCGCGCCGCCGCCACGCTCGGCGATATGCGGCGCGGCATGTTTGATCGCGAGGAACGGTCCGACCAGATTGACGCGCAGCACCTCGGTGATCAGCGCGACATCGGTATCGAAGATATTGGCCATGCCGCCCGAGATACCGGCATTGGCGAACATCACGTCGAGCCCGCCGAACGCATCGCGGGCGAGCGCGATCGCGCGGATCACGTCGTCCTCGTCGCCAGCGTCGATGCGGATCGCGCGGGCGGTGCCGCCGGCGGCGGCGATCTGCGCGGCGGTCTCGTCGGCGCCCTCGGTGCGATCGGCGACGACGACGCGGCCGCCCTCGGCGGCGAACAACAGGGCGGCGGCGCGGCCAATGCCGCTTCCCGCGCCGGTGACGACGATCGATCGGTCGGTGAAACGGGCCATGGCGTCAGGCTCCTGCGGCTTGCGCGAAATGCCAGCTCGCCGCGGCGAGGCGATGGACCTGCGCCGCCGACCGCTCGGCCTGCGCGCTCGACGCGGTGCCGTCGACGATCCGCTTCTTGATGCCCTGGACGATGCCGGTCAGGCGGAAGAGGTTGTAGGCGAAATACCAGTTGAGATCGGGAACGCCGTCGCGACCGGTGCGCGCGCAATAGCGGTCCACCATATCCTCGATCGTCGGGATGCCCGTCTCCGGCCCGGTCTGCCCCTTCACGCCCGATCGCCCCTCGGGCTCGGTGACCCAGCTCATCAGGAAATAGGAGAAATCGGCGAGCGGATCGCCGAGCGTCGACAGCTCCCAGTCGAGGACCGCGACGACGCGAGGCTCGGTGGCATGAAAGATCATATTGTCGATGCGATAGTCGCCGTGGACGATCGACGTGCGCGTCTGGTCCGGGACGGTACGCGGCAGGAAGGCGATGAGGCGTTCGACCTCGGGCATCAGTTCGGTCTCGCTGGCGCGATATTGCTTCGTCCAGCGTTCGACCTGCCGCGCGAAATAATTGCCGGGCTTGCCGTAATCGCCGAGGCCGACGGCGAAATGGTCGGTATTGTGCAGGTCGGCGAGCGTGTCGACCATCGCATTGTAGAGGCCGGTGCGCTCGGCCGGGGCGTAATCGGGCAGCGTGCCGTCCCACAGGTTGCGGCCCTCGACCAGCGCCATCACGTAGAACATCGCGCCGACGACGCGCTCGTCGGTGCACAGGCCATAGGGTCTGGCGACGGGAAAGCCGGTGGGGTGGAGGCCGGCGATCAGGCGATATTCGCGGTCGACCGCATGCGCGGAGGGGAGCAGCGTGCCGAACGGCTTGCGACGCAGCACATAGGCGCCCGACGGGCTGTCAATCCGATAGGTGGGGTTGGACTGGCCGCCGGCGAATTTGGCGTAGGTCAGCGGACCGGAGAAGCCGGCGACGTTCGCCTCCATCCACGCGGTGAGCCTGGCCTCGTCGAGGCGGTCCTTGTCGGCGACGGGGATGGTGTCGGTCATGTTATCGTCCGGTTCCCGTGGTTTGCTGGCGGCCGGGCAAAGGCCGCGAAATGTCCTCGCCCATCCCGTCACCCCGAACTCGTTCCGGGGTCCACTCTGCGGCGAGGCGCGCCGTGCATGCTGCTCGCCATTCTCCCGTTGCCCGGTGGACCCCGGAACAAGTCCGGGGTGACGGGCGGAATACGGCGAGCGCGTCGCTCACCCGAAGGTGATCACGGTGCGCGTCGCGTCGCCCTTGCGGAGTTCGGCGAAGGCATGGTTGATCCGCTCCAGCGGCAGGCGCTCTGCGATGATCGTGTCGAGATCGAGCGCGCCGCGCATGTAGAAGTCGACGAGGCGCGGGATGTCGACCGGGAAACGGTTGCTGCCCATCAGTCCGCCCTGCAGCTTCTTGCCCGAGAGCAGGTCGATCGCCGACAGGCCGACCGACTCGCTCGGCGGCAGCATGCCGAGGATCGTCGCGGAGCCGCCGCGGCGCAGCACCTTGACCGCGGTGGCGGCGCTCTGCGGCCGTCCGACCGCCTCGATCGCGTGATGGACGCCGCCGCGGGTGAGTTCGATCACCTCGTCCGCCGCGGTCGGGGAGCCGGCGTCGATACTGTGCGTCGCGCCGAGCTTTTCGGCGAGCGCGCGCTTCTCCGCCACCGGATCGAGCGCGATGATCTTGCCCGCGCCCGCGATCTTCGCTGCGTTGATCGCGGCGAGGCCGATGCCGCCGCAGCCGACGACGCATACCGTCTCGCCGGGCGTCACGTCGGTGGTGTTGAACACCGCACCCGCGCCGGTGGTCACGGCACAGCCGAGCAACGCCGCGCGATCGAGCGGCATGTCGCGGTCGATCGCGACGCAGGCGTGTTCGTGGATCAGCATCTGTTCGGCATAGGCCGACAGGTTGAGCATCTGCGCGACCGGCCGGTCGCCGAGCATCAGCCGCGGCGGCGCCCCCTTGGGACGGCGGACGGCGGCGTCGACGCACAGCGCCATGCGGCCGGTGACGCAGAATTCGCACTGGCCGCAATAGGCGGACAGGCAGGTGACGACGTGGTCGCCGACCTTGACCGTGCGCACCTCGCTGCCGATCGCCTCAACGACGCCGGCGGCCTCGTGGCCGGGAATCGTCGGCAGCGCATGCGGGTAGATGCCGTCGACGAAATGCAGGTCGGAGCGACAGACGCCGACCGCCGCGGTGCGGATGAGGACTTCGTGTGCGGCGGGCGCCGAGACGGTGACCTCCTCGATGCCGAGCGGTTGTTTGGGTTCGAAGAGGATGGCGGCTTTCATGGGATGTTCCTTTCGCAATCAGCGGATCGCGCGCACCCTCACCCTTCGCCGGCTCTTCCCTCTCCCGCCGGGAGGGGGAGGGAGACGCGAAGCGTCGGAAGGGTAAGGGTGAAGTTGGTTACCGCACCGGCCGCTCGGCCGCATAGTCCCCGTATTTGCCGAACTCCGCCCGCGCGATCGCGCGATTGTGGACCTCGTCCGGGCCGTCGGCGAAGCGCAGCGTGCGCATCGCAGCCCAGGCGTGGGCGAGATGGAAATCCTGCGACACGCCGCCGCCGCCATGCGCCTGGATCGCGTCGTCGAGGATCTGCAGCGCCATATTGGGCGCGGCGACCTTGATCATCGCGATCTCGAGCTGCGCCGATTTGTTGCCCGCCTTGTCCATCATGTCCGCCGCCTTGAGGCATAGCAGCCGCGTCATCTCGATATCGATGCGCGCCTTGGCGATCCGCTGTTCCCACACCGAATGGTCGGCGATCCGCTTGCCGAAGGCGACGCGCGACAGCAGCCGCTTGGCCATCGCCTCGATTGCCGTCTCGGCAACGCCGATCGTGCGCATGCAGTGATGGATGCGCCCCGGCCCGAGCCGCCCCTGCGCGATCTCGAACCCCCTGCCCTCGCCGAGCAGCACGTTCTCCACCGGCACGCGCACGTCCTTCATCACCACCTCGCCATGACCGTGCGGCGCGTGGTCGTAGCCATAGACGCTGAGCATCCGCTCGATCGTGACGCCGGGCGCGTCCATCGGCATCAGGATCATGCTCTGCTGCGCATGGCGCTTGGCCGAGGTATCAGTCTTGCCCATCACGATCGCAACCTTGCAGCGCGGATCGCCGACCCCGGACGACCACCATTTGCGGCCGTTGATGACGTAATGATCGCCGTCGCGGATCATCGACGTCTCGATATTGGTGGCGTCGGACGAGGCGACCGCCGGCTCGGTCATCAGGAAGGCCGAGCGGATCTCGGCGCGCATCAGCGGGCCGAGCCAGCGCTCCTTCTGGTCGCGCGTGCCGTAGCGGTGGAACACCTCCATGTTACCGGTGTCGGGCGCGGAGCAGTTGAACACCTCCGACGCCCAGTCGACCTTGCCCATCTCCTCGGCGCACAGCGCATATTCGAGGTTGGTGAGCTGTGTCCCCTCGAACGGGAAAGTATCGTCGACGTGCGTCTGGCCTGAGTTGGGCGGCATGAAGAAATTCCACAGGCCC
Encoded proteins:
- a CDS encoding SDR family NAD(P)-dependent oxidoreductase, translated to MARFTDRSIVVTGAGSGIGRAAALLFAAEGGRVVVADRTEGADETAAQIAAAGGTARAIRIDAGDEDDVIRAIALARDAFGGLDVMFANAGISGGMANIFDTDVALITEVLRVNLVGPFLAIKHAAPHIAERGGGAIVLTASVAGIRSGAGSPAYSASKAGVINLAAVAAQQLSGSNVRVNALCPGLTETGMTQPVFDYARDVGKEDRIGRLNPLRRGAQPEELAKVALFLASDDASYVNGQVIAVDGGLSSSHPVTRQEYGKTAV
- a CDS encoding phosphotransferase family protein; the encoded protein is MTDTIPVADKDRLDEARLTAWMEANVAGFSGPLTYAKFAGGQSNPTYRIDSPSGAYVLRRKPFGTLLPSAHAVDREYRLIAGLHPTGFPVARPYGLCTDERVVGAMFYVMALVEGRNLWDGTLPDYAPAERTGLYNAMVDTLADLHNTDHFAVGLGDYGKPGNYFARQVERWTKQYRASETELMPEVERLIAFLPRTVPDQTRTSIVHGDYRIDNMIFHATEPRVVAVLDWELSTLGDPLADFSYFLMSWVTEPEGRSGVKGQTGPETGIPTIEDMVDRYCARTGRDGVPDLNWYFAYNLFRLTGIVQGIKKRIVDGTASSAQAERSAAQVHRLAAASWHFAQAAGA
- a CDS encoding Zn-dependent alcohol dehydrogenase is translated as MKAAILFEPKQPLGIEEVTVSAPAAHEVLIRTAAVGVCRSDLHFVDGIYPHALPTIPGHEAAGVVEAIGSEVRTVKVGDHVVTCLSAYCGQCEFCVTGRMALCVDAAVRRPKGAPPRLMLGDRPVAQMLNLSAYAEQMLIHEHACVAIDRDMPLDRAALLGCAVTTGAGAVFNTTDVTPGETVCVVGCGGIGLAAINAAKIAGAGKIIALDPVAEKRALAEKLGATHSIDAGSPTAADEVIELTRGGVHHAIEAVGRPQSAATAVKVLRRGGSATILGMLPPSESVGLSAIDLLSGKKLQGGLMGSNRFPVDIPRLVDFYMRGALDLDTIIAERLPLERINHAFAELRKGDATRTVITFG
- a CDS encoding acyl-CoA dehydrogenase family protein, which gives rise to MDFTLSERETYFRDRVRAFIDQEIRPRQAEHDAQAHAGERWKVIPVIEACKEKAKAAGLWNFFMPPNSGQTHVDDTFPFEGTQLTNLEYALCAEEMGKVDWASEVFNCSAPDTGNMEVFHRYGTRDQKERWLGPLMRAEIRSAFLMTEPAVASSDATNIETSMIRDGDHYVINGRKWWSSGVGDPRCKVAIVMGKTDTSAKRHAQQSMILMPMDAPGVTIERMLSVYGYDHAPHGHGEVVMKDVRVPVENVLLGEGRGFEIAQGRLGPGRIHHCMRTIGVAETAIEAMAKRLLSRVAFGKRIADHSVWEQRIAKARIDIEMTRLLCLKAADMMDKAGNKSAQLEIAMIKVAAPNMALQILDDAIQAHGGGGVSQDFHLAHAWAAMRTLRFADGPDEVHNRAIARAEFGKYGDYAAERPVR